From a region of the Calonectris borealis chromosome 2, bCalBor7.hap1.2, whole genome shotgun sequence genome:
- the NXPH1 gene encoding neurexophilin-1, producing the protein MQAVYWYAVLLLQPTLYLVTCANLTNGGKTELLKSGSSKSTLKHIWTESSKDLSISRLLSQTFRGKENDTDLDLRYDAPETYSEQDLWDWLRNSTDLQEPRPRAKRRPIVKTGKFKKMFGWGDFHSNIKTVKLNLLITGKIVDHGNGTFSVYFRHNSTGQGNVSVSLVPPTKIVEFDLAQQTVIDAKDSKSFNCRIEYEKVDKATKNTLCNYDPSKTCYQEQTQSHVSWLCSKPFKVICIYISFYSTDYKLVQKVCPDYNYHSDTPYFPSG; encoded by the coding sequence GTTACCTGTGCAAATTTAACAAATGGAGGAAAAACAGAACTTCTAAAATCAGGAAGCTCCAAATCCACACTAAAGCACATATGGACAGAAAGTAGCAAAGACTTGTCCATCAGCCGACTGCTGTCACAGACTTTTCGTGGAAAGGAAAATGATACAGATTTGGACCTGCGATACGATGCCCCAGAAACTTATTCCGAGCAAGATCTCTGGGACTGGCTGAGGAACTCCACAGACCTGCAAGAGCCTCGGCCCAGAGCAAAAAGACGACCCATCGTCAAGACTGggaaatttaagaaaatgtttggcTGGGGCGATTTTCATTCCAACATCAAGACTGTGAAGCTAAATCTGTTAATAACAGGGAAAATCGTTGACCATGGCAATGGGACGTTTAGTGTTTACTTCAGGCATAACTCCACTGGTCAAGGGAATGTATCTGTGAGCCTAGTGCCCCCTACAAAAATAGTGGAATTTGACTTGGCACAACAGACGGTGATTGATGCCAAAGATTCCAAGTCCTTTAACTGTCGAATTGAGTACGAAAAGGTTGACAAGGCTACGAAGAACACACTCTGCAACTATGACCCTTCAAAAACCTGTTATCAGGAGCAGACCCAGAGCCACGTGTCATGGCTCTGCTCCAAGCCCTTTAAAGTAATCTGTATTTACATTTCCTTTTATAGTACAGATTATAAACTAGTACAGAAGGTGTGTCCTGATTACAACTACCACAGTGACACACCCTACTTCCCATCAGGATGA